A single window of Arvicanthis niloticus isolate mArvNil1 chromosome X, mArvNil1.pat.X, whole genome shotgun sequence DNA harbors:
- the LOC143435602 gene encoding uncharacterized protein LOC143435602 isoform X1, with the protein MMDYKHQKEVNPFFYNIDTWAMGFYHWSADPKIPELGKTTDAFSLPSLHGTFQQYEQQPAEWKLPDKCNPHASSIFFLLARDRDYCRRQQAVELQSCGTQSRWTHLQNSCI; encoded by the exons atgatggactacaagcACCAAAAAGAAGTAAATCCTTTCTTCTACAATATAGACACTTGGGCCATGGGGTTTTATCATTGGAGTGCAGACCCTAAGATTCCAG AGCTGGGGAAGACCACTGATGCCTTTTCCCTGCCGAGCCTGCATGGCACCTTCCAGCAGTATGAACAGCAGCCAGCAGAATGGAAGCTTCCAG ataagtgtaaccCTCATGCCTCATcgattttctttctcttggcaAGAGACAGAGATTATTGCAGAAGACAGCAAGCCGTCGAACTGCAGAGTTGTGGAACCCAGTCACGATGGACACATCTACAAAACAGctgcatctaa